The nucleotide window GAGCATGCTTTGTCAGGAAAAGCCAAAGGTCAGATCAACATAGCTCAAAACATAACTTCACCTCTTATGACAGGCAGACATCAATTGACGGATGTTGCGTATTCGTCAACCTCACCGGACATGAAAAACTATAAAATTAAAAGCCTGTATGCCACCCTTGGTTTAGAAAAAAATCAAATCAACCTTGATGTCGATCGCATGCAAATAAATAATGACGAGCTTTCCATGAAGGGAAGTGTTCGAAATGTTTTAGCGTATGCCTTAGCGGATGGCTCTTTAGATTATGATATTAATGTTAATGCAAAATCTTTGGATTTGGATAAGCTTTTGCCAGAGGACCAAGAAGAAAAAAGTTCAGAAGCAGTAGATTTTAGTCCAATTAAAAAAATTAATGGGACCAGTCGATTACAGTGCAATGTTTTGCATTACAGTGACTTGGACTTAAAAAATGTCAAAGCTGAGTTGGTTACACAAAATGGAAAAATTGACTTAAAGAACCTAAGTGCCAATGCCTTTTCAGGCTTGTTCAAAACTAACTTTAAGCTTGATGTAACAGATGAAGATAGGTTTCCTTATCAAGCCAATGTGAATGTTGATAATGTCAAATTAGATGAGTTTATAGACTATGCAAAAGTTTTTTTCCCGATAAAAATTGATAAAGTCACAAAGGTCGGGGGGCAACTTTTTAGTCAAATACAATCATCAGGAACAATTAATACAAACACACTTTTGCCTGAAATAGACTCCATATCTTTTGAGGGGCCCATAAAAATTGTTGAAGGTTACCTTAAACAATCCGCAATACAAAAGCGCTTGGCTCAATTCATCAAGAAAGACTCATTGAAGAGTGTTGATTTTAAATCATGGAGCCAATACATTCAATTTAACAAAGGTATGTTTGAAGTTAATAAACTAGACTTTAACAGTAAAGGTATAAATCTTTCTGGTAAAGGTACTCAATCACTGACTGGGAAGGTTGATTATGATTTTAAAGTAAAACTTCCAAAAAAAGATGTTGAAGAAACATTCCCTGCTTTGGCTAAACTTAACCCTAATGCAGAGAATATAGACATTCCTATTCAATTAACGGGATCACTCAATGAGTTAAAGGTTTCTGTGATTGAAGGCAACATCAAGCAAGTCGTGAGTGAAAAAGTAGAGAAAAAAATAGAAAAGAAAGTTGAAAAGAAAAAAGAAGAAATTAAAAATAAAACAAAAGAGGCGGTCAAGGATAAGCTCAAAGGCTTTGGTTTTTAAAGCTCATTATCTATTAGAATGCTGTTTTAAATAAAAAGACTCTATTGCATCAATGTTTTTTTGTTGGCTTTTATCATAGTGCCCCTTGATTTTTTTTTGCCGGACAGCTTCATATACACTGATGGCACAAGCAACAGAGATGTTTAAGCTTTGCACCATACCCATCTGTGGTATATGAAAATGATGTGTACTTTGCTGTAAAGCTTCAGGTGTTAGCCCAACATGTTCATTGCCAAACATTAAAATGCTAGGCTCTGAAGAGAAGTCAATATCGTAAACTTCTAAAGACTGATCATTTAAGTTTGAAGCATATAGCTTTGTATAGTTTTTTTTAATTGAATCAAAGCATTGTTCAAGGTCAGTATAAAAGTGTATCTTGAGCCATTTTCTGGCGCCAGAAGAGGCTTTTTCATCAAAACCTTCAAGGGTTTTGGGTAAACGGTAGTCCGTATTTAAAATATAGACATTAAAAATACCTGCAGCATCACAGGTCCTCAAAACAGCACCAATATTATGGGGATCGTGAACATTTTCTAATAAAACAGCAAGATCTGTTTGCCGTTGGGCTGCCAGCTGTTTTATTTTATTTAAACGCTCATTGGTCATGACTTAGTCGATTGCAAATAATTTAAACAGTTGATCATGTTTAATAAAAAACACAGGCTTTTTAAGTTGGCGTAGAGCATGAAAATCACCTAAACTTTGCGCGAGCTTTATTTTTTCAAGCTGTGCTTGTTCTTCTGAAACGTCAGGATTGTCACCGTAGACAATAATAAAGCTAACATCAAGGTGACCGCCTTTAAAATATTGACCAACAGAGTGTAAATATTGAGGCCCAGGGTAAGGAATGCACGGTTGGCAGTAAGTTTTTGATAGGTGCTGACACAGTTTTTCAAGTTTGTTTTTGTAACCAAAGCCAAAAAATAAAACAGCTATCATTTGATTTTTATGGCATAGCTTGTCCAGTTCTTCAAAAAAAACTTTGGGCGTTGTTGCTGTTGGGTCTTCAGGTTTTAAGTTCACTTGTTTTAGGTAATCATGGGCGAGTGATTTGGATAGAGCAACATTTGGTTCATCAAAAGGGTTAAGCTTAAGAAAATAGCCTAAGATTGCTGTGATTTGCATCCAAATATAGCTTTGAAGAAGAAGATTGTTTTGCTTAGCCGTCAAAGGAAATGTAAGCATATGGCTAAAAGTGTTTGATAAGGCTAGATTTGTATCTGTATTGATATGAATATAATCTTTTCGATCATTATCAATGTATTGTGAAGGTAGGGGAATAAAACCACAGTTGTTTTTTCCAGTACTTTCTGCAATCAGCTGCTCCACCCAATGGGTAAAATAAGAAAGTTGGTCAGGTAAATGTAAAATGAGCTTATTGCTGCCATAGTTTTGATATAGTTGAAAAACTTTAGCTGTAAACTGTTCAATCTGCTTTTGTAAATTTTGACCTTTTGCGTACTTTAAAAAACAATCTATATTCTCATTCAAGGCTGTAAAATTAATTAATGCAAAAGGTAAAAGGCCAAAGTACGAAATAGATGAAAACCTTCCACCTATGTCATCAGGAGTGATAAATTGATCATAGAAATTATGTTGACTTAAAGCAAAGTGCTGACTTAATGATGTGTTGGCATCAGATACACTTACAAAATGATGATCAGGGATATTAAGTTTTTGAAGATACTTGAAAACGGACATGGTTTCCAGAGTGCTGCCAGATTTAGAGGCAATAAAGAATAAGGTGTTAGGAAGGTCAACCCTAGATAAACAATCATGGATATGCTGGGTGTCAGTACTGTCTATGATATGAAAATGTTCAGCTTCATAAACATGAACCAAGGTTTTGGCAAATAAACTGGAGCCCCCCATGCCAACCCAAACAAAATCTAGATAGTTTGATTTTTTAATTTTTTCATAGAAGGCACTAACTTTTTCCTTAGAGTTGTTAATCACTTGATCAGACTCAACCCAGCCTAAACGGTTTGAAATAGCGTGTTGCTTTGTCAATTCAGATGACCAAAGAGTGGGGTCTTTTTGCTGAAGTCTATTAAAAATATTGTTAGATTTGAGCTCTTCAAGCAAGAGTTCATAATCGTTGGTTGACTTGTCCTCTAGATGCATTGTTTTAGTCTATTATTGAATAATAGGAGTATTGTCGAGATAAATGCAGCTTTATCAATGTAAACTTAAACGCTAGAGATACACATTGTTGTTTAGAATCGTGTATAAAAATAATAGTTTAAAAGACAAATGCTTTTTGCTTATGGTTTATTTACGATATAATATTAACAAGATATGAGTTTTTCGAGCGAAAATAATGGGTTTATGCCGAATGGGGGCTTTTTTTGGCAAAAATAAGTAAAATTTCTCCTGTTGTTGCAGACCGTAAAGCCGTTTTTTTGCGTTTGTACAATCAAGGAAAATTTATTGAAACCTTCCAATTGAAAAAAGGGTCTACTTTGGTGGGTAGAGACCCTTCAAATCAAATTGTGATTAAAAGTACGTTTGTATCTAGGCACCATTTTGTTATTGAAGTTTTAGATAGCGGCGTTGTTTATATACAAGATTTAAAAAGTAGAAATGGCACCTACGTTAACCGCGAAAGAATATCAAAAATAAAACTCTCTCATAAAGATAGAGTTATTTGCGGTCCATTTGAATTTATTTTTAATCAACCCCACTTTGATAAAGAAGAAGATAGTTCAGACTCCTTAACAGATTTAGAACTTACGGATAAAAGCACGACCACAAAAAGTAAAAGCAAAAGAAAAGCAAAGAAAATGCCTTCTTTGGATCAACAAGATTCAGGTGTTTCTTTATCCATTGAATACTTAGACCATAACGATCTTGATGTACCTACGATCATTACTGGTTTAGAGTCCACAAAAGGAAGCAATGCCACAAGAGAAGCTGATATGTCAGTTTTTCCAGATAGAGTGGTGCCTTTACAAAAAACATCAAAAACGAAAGTAATTATGATGGCTTTGGCCATGGTCGGGTTTTCTGCTGTTTTAGCTTATGGGATGTTTCTATTTCTACAAAAAAATGCACAAAAATCTCAGTTGGTCATGCAAGAAACAATGGAAGGTACAAGTCAAGAGGACAGCACTAGTGCACAATCAATAAAACCAGTATCTAAGGTTAAGAGCAAGAATGGTGTTTCTAAAGCAAAAAAAATGACGGGTTCAAAAACCAATAAAAGAGCATCATCTAAGAAAAACTTTAAAGTCAGTGATATCTTGGGCAATATTGGCGATGAAGAAATAGATTTCTCAGGTCTGAGTAATTTATCTAAGAGCACCAGTCAAAGAAGAAAAAATATTGCTAAAGCAATCAGTAAAGCTACGCTTTCAGTGGATGTTGAGCCACCAAAACATCAAGGCTCTTTTTTCTCATTCAATAAAGGCAAGGAAAAGAAAGTTAGTGTGGATAGTGCAAAAGAAGCGCTTAATTACCAGCGTTCAATAAAAAATCAGCTGGGTTTTGTGCAAAACTGCTTTGTTAGTTACGCTAAAAACCCTGAAAAGCCGGGTGTCATCTCATTAGAAATCAGTTTAGACAATGCAGGAAAAGTAAATCGAGAAAGAATTGACTCTGATCATTTTAAAACCAGCAGGCTAGACCAATGTTTAAAAAAAGGCGCTCAAGATATTGTAGCCGACTCAAAGCCTCCTTGGGAGGGTTTTACCGCAAGCTACAAATTTAAATTTGCCGGTGTTAAAAAGAAAAGTTTTGATTCCTAAAAGTTAATTTAAATACTATCGTTGTATATAAAGGTTTTATTCTAATCCTAACCTTAAGTTACGCATGCTGACGGTAATGTTTTAATTGAAAGGGTTAAAGAAACGTATATATAAAATTAGGCTGACCGGCTTTATATTTACATAGGGTGCTTTAAATTGAAGCCAATAATCAATAAATAGAGAAAAAATAATTTATATAGGCTCAAAGGATTGTTTGGCATAGCCCAATGAGAACTCGCTGCATGAAATCTATTTTGTTCTCATAATTTGTCACGATATAAACTTGAAGTACTTCAGGCTTGGGTATTTCACAATCTTTTTTTTGCGCTAAAATCGAAACCAATCAAAATAAATAAGATAAGCTCAAGCAGTGATATCAATCAAGCCAGAGCAGTCATCACTTTCTATTATTAGAAGGTATATTTGATACCAAAGGTAGGAGATATCATGTTGACGGGTAAATCAAACTGGAAATAGCTGACTTTAAAGTACAGAGAGTAATGTCTTAATAAGGTGTAATACTCAATACCAGCAGAACCTGCTATACTCATTTTATATTTTTCACCATCAACAAATGCCGGCCCAGTAGAAACAACACCACCACCAGCCGCTACAAAGGGGTTCCATCTCCCAATTGGTTTTTGTAGTTTTAAAAGTAGATTT belongs to bacterium and includes:
- a CDS encoding RNA methyltransferase — encoded protein: MTNERLNKIKQLAAQRQTDLAVLLENVHDPHNIGAVLRTCDAAGIFNVYILNTDYRLPKTLEGFDEKASSGARKWLKIHFYTDLEQCFDSIKKNYTKLYASNLNDQSLEVYDIDFSSEPSILMFGNEHVGLTPEALQQSTHHFHIPQMGMVQSLNISVACAISVYEAVRQKKIKGHYDKSQQKNIDAIESFYLKQHSNR
- a CDS encoding AsmA family protein, which produces MKKNKLTKILLGVIGFFVLLYAIILILPKKSLISKIEQQVYQASNLKLSIGNISPALFGISLDNVSLQAEDKDKLYISLEHAKFKIKLLPLFSKKVVFSKILLDSPQVNYDLSYKYQSPDEDSKDTTAAIEKEGAINFELSQLLINNMKIKVHEENSLLFTTHLAKQSYVIKTQGLDVFAISGHADFDELLYQTAYGYFGRGLEPKLDIDLIYDNKNQNATLKQLMLESESIKAEMQGTFEMQNEPRYKFNLNAKSGELKQILAFLPSKIFSDQSMKSSDGQLILEASYDGGSDYSNADFMAKLKLTDGVARYKKDIKDIVLDLDIDSQSITLNALKAKTDKSMIDMKAKISNYLNGIEKSPVAVSAQYNLDFDELKQIEMYPPEHALSGKAKGQINIAQNITSPLMTGRHQLTDVAYSSTSPDMKNYKIKSLYATLGLEKNQINLDVDRMQINNDELSMKGSVRNVLAYALADGSLDYDINVNAKSLDLDKLLPEDQEEKSSEAVDFSPIKKINGTSRLQCNVLHYSDLDLKNVKAELVTQNGKIDLKNLSANAFSGLFKTNFKLDVTDEDRFPYQANVNVDNVKLDEFIDYAKVFFPIKIDKVTKVGGQLFSQIQSSGTINTNTLLPEIDSISFEGPIKIVEGYLKQSAIQKRLAQFIKKDSLKSVDFKSWSQYIQFNKGMFEVNKLDFNSKGINLSGKGTQSLTGKVDYDFKVKLPKKDVEETFPALAKLNPNAENIDIPIQLTGSLNELKVSVIEGNIKQVVSEKVEKKIEKKVEKKKEEIKNKTKEAVKDKLKGFGF
- a CDS encoding FHA domain-containing protein gives rise to the protein MAKISKISPVVADRKAVFLRLYNQGKFIETFQLKKGSTLVGRDPSNQIVIKSTFVSRHHFVIEVLDSGVVYIQDLKSRNGTYVNRERISKIKLSHKDRVICGPFEFIFNQPHFDKEEDSSDSLTDLELTDKSTTTKSKSKRKAKKMPSLDQQDSGVSLSIEYLDHNDLDVPTIITGLESTKGSNATREADMSVFPDRVVPLQKTSKTKVIMMALAMVGFSAVLAYGMFLFLQKNAQKSQLVMQETMEGTSQEDSTSAQSIKPVSKVKSKNGVSKAKKMTGSKTNKRASSKKNFKVSDILGNIGDEEIDFSGLSNLSKSTSQRRKNIAKAISKATLSVDVEPPKHQGSFFSFNKGKEKKVSVDSAKEALNYQRSIKNQLGFVQNCFVSYAKNPEKPGVISLEISLDNAGKVNRERIDSDHFKTSRLDQCLKKGAQDIVADSKPPWEGFTASYKFKFAGVKKKSFDS